GCGTAGACGCCGGCCCTCCTCGCGGGAGACGATGCCCCGCTCGACGAGCATGACGAGGTGTGCGTAGTCAATGGTGCGGAGCGAGGCGAGAAAGAGCGTCTTGGCGTCCTCGAAGATCTCCTGAAGGACCAGGCGGACGTATTCGGGGGCAAAGGCCATCGAGGGAATTCTAGCGGTTAACGTTCCGCTATGAAGTATCGCTCGGACTTGAGAGTCCTTCCACGGCAGAGAGCCGTTTACCGTTTACCGATAATCGGTATATAGTGGAAATGTCGTGATCAAGAGCTTCGGGTGCGCCGAGACCCAACGGCTTTTCGAAACCGGTCGCTCGAAGCGCTTCGGCTCAATCTCGAAGGTGGCGACGCGAAAGCTTGCCCAGCTTGATGCGGCGGAAACACTCGAATTCCTGCGTTCACCGCCAGGGAATCGACTGGAAGCATTGAAACACGACCGCGTCGCCCAGCACAGCATCCGTATCAATGACCGATGGCGACTTTGTTTTCGCTGGACCGATTCCGGACCTGAAGACGTTGAGGTCGTCGACTACCACTGAGGAGAGCAGGAAATGAGCTTCAAGAACGGCATGCGCCCTGTCCATCCGGGCGAGGTCTTGCGTGAGGACTATCTGAAGCCGCTCAGGATGAGCGTCAACCGACTGGCCAAGCGACTCCGCATTCCCACGTCGCGACTCAACGATATCGCGCTTGAGCGTCGCGGCGTGACGCCGGATACGGCTATGCGGCTTGCGCGCTTTTTCGGTGGCGACGCGCGTTCCTGGCTGAACC
This sequence is a window from Luteitalea sp.. Protein-coding genes within it:
- a CDS encoding plasmid maintenance system killer protein; translated protein: MIKSFGCAETQRLFETGRSKRFGSISKVATRKLAQLDAAETLEFLRSPPGNRLEALKHDRVAQHSIRINDRWRLCFRWTDSGPEDVEVVDYH
- a CDS encoding HigA family addiction module antidote protein, which translates into the protein MSFKNGMRPVHPGEVLREDYLKPLRMSVNRLAKRLRIPTSRLNDIALERRGVTPDTAMRLARFFGGDARSWLNLQTAYDLRVTEMKHAKEIDRVVEPLRRSA